The Desmodus rotundus isolate HL8 chromosome 2, HLdesRot8A.1, whole genome shotgun sequence region GTCTATGACTTATTTAGAAACATGTTAATTTCTGCTCATTTGTgattttcctttcatattttccttaCTGATTCTAGTTTAACGTGATTAGAGAATGTACTTTGGCCCTTTTCAACCCTCTTAAATTTATTGTCCCTTATTGTCTGAAGGAGAATATGGTgtattttggtgattttttttcagtacatACTTGTAAATGGATATCCTGCTGCTGTTGAAGGAGTTTTCTATAAATGTTGGTTAGATCAAGTTGGTAATAGTGTTTTTTGTAAATCTTCTGTGTCATTACAGATGTTCTATCCATTTGTCCCAACCAATACAGCAATATACTTGAGAGGAGTTGTTGATATCCCTCATGCTAATTTGTCTGCTTCTCCTTTCCGTTCTTTCTGTTgcacttcatatatttttaagcatTGTTATTAGGTGCGTGGACGCTTAGGGTTGTTTGGACATCTTTATGTATTGATTCCGTTATCGTTATGaaatgcccctttttatttctGGTAATATTCCTTATTCTCGAGATTTGTTTTATCTGATGTTAATGTAGCCACTCCAGATTTCCAGATTTTAGTAAGTatttatatagaatatattttactattcttttacttagctttttttttaattaaagttggtTTCTTGAGATAGCATGTATTTGGGTTCTTATCTAATCTGATAACCTGCCTTTTAATGAGATATTAGATGAACCTTTTCACTTGTATGTTTATGTTATTAGCTTTAAATCTACcactctgctctttttttttgctatgtCCCACcaactctttatttatttattttcttttttcctacataCTTTGGgttgaatgttttttaattttcttttgggcTCTGTGTAAGGACTGTTTTTGTAAAACAGCTTTATACTTGTGGATGAAGGTACTGGTTTCTGTCTTTCCCATGAAATCATGTGGAATCAGTTGCCCTCTCGGATGACTCTTGTTCTCCATTCTGGATCATTTCGTGATCAGGGAGAAAGGCTCTATTATACAGGGGTGGAAAaggtaggttcacagttgtgagtacatgaaacgatttattcttgtattattattaattattgtacttcccatatgaacaactgcaaGCCTACTCTGGGTTACTCCATTTATATTTGATCTATTCTTTGGAACTAAATCTTGAGGCCTCCCCTCAATGATTTTATTCccctttttatttcctgtctcaGGAATTAGAAATTAAGAAGATGGCCAAAATTGGTAATAAAGAAGCTTGCAGAGTTTTAGCCAAACAACTTGTGCAACTCcggaaacagaaaacaagaacttTCGCCGTAAGCTCTAAAGTCACTTCTATGTCCACACAAACAAAAGTGATGAACTCCCAGATGAAGATGGCAGGTGCGATGTCTACTACAGCAAAGGCAAGTGGAAGCCTTTCTACCCAGAGACTCAGAGTTTAGTCTAACATGTTTCAATATAAAcattcaaatcaatttaaaatcaCCTCCTGATATATATGTAGTAAAGAATCTGTATGATTTTTTTGGTAAGTTGAGTTAAAATATTGGATAATCCAGATAACACTTCTgggtttttattgatttgttttaatttaaaaaaaaattgttttagggAATTTCCATTGTGCCATGGCTACATGTAGCTTCTAAATTTTTCAAATTGACTTAAAAcggtatttcctttttctctcagaTTGTCAGAGGTTTGTGGGCTGCTTATTTCATTAAGCTATAAGTTTTGATTACTTTGGAGTGGTAATTTCCTCTTGATTCATTTTCATATATGTGTGAGATGTACACATGAATACTGTCACCAggatttatcaattattttaatagggatttatGTTTAACTTACAGTCTTTATATTAAAGAGGTTTTTACTCTAGACTTTGAAGGACTCTtagccttttgatttttttaaaataaataatgggcTACTTACTGCATATGAAGTGCTGTGAGGACAAAGACAAAGACTCTCCTCTCACAGAAATTACAGCTCATTGGGAGCTGGTGTTAAGGTGGGTTTGAAAAGGAAACTGCCCACTGCACATCAGTCTGTGCTAAGCTTCAGTGAACCACGCAGGTCTTTGAATAGAATTATCTGAATGACTGCAGAAGACCTAGGTCTTAAAAATATCGGTAGGTGGTAAATATAAGGGAGGGTGAATATTTGTATGaagagcaaagggaagaaagCCACAGACGAGAGAAAGTATGAGATTCTTACTAGGAAAATGGTGTATATAGTTGATTCTCATTTTTTGCAATAGTTAATGATCTACAAAGTTGGGAATTAGTGAATGCCGAGCCATTGCTCTGAAGGAaaatacagggttaggttcctgTGAGCCTTTGGTTGAGACATTTCTGTCACCCAGTGTATACCTAAgtctgttttttgtgtgtttctgttgaaaggggccatatttcattgttgatttattaacattgaactcatggcAACAGCACTCTAACTCTTGCTTGAACAAAGCTCTTCTAACAGTGTATTTTCTTCATAAGCACATCCCAGCCTTGCTGTGTACTTAGGAACAATAAATGACACTTTAGTACTATGCTTGGGGACCACTTTAAACAGCAAAACCACTAATAAAGGCACAAGAaatttgcaatatataaatgggTAAAAGTACACTTGTTTACAGTAATATGAGAGCTGAAACAAGGCGGCAGGGTGTTGTCTTGTTTGACCTCAGCTGAAAAGGTACATGTTGGGTGACGAAAATTTTGTGCACATGTCCACAAATGAGCACTAAGCACTcataattatcatcatcattatcagtagtagtattataaatattattatatttatattataatacataCTAATTATATTATAAAGCACTTATAATTAtcattagtagtagtagtagtatttacAACAATAATGTAAATTGCAAGTAAAGTATTATAATAGATGCCAGTAAGTATAAAATTTCATGTGTACCGAGTAGGATTTAACCAGGGGTATGTATTCTAATCTGGGTATGAGGAACTACTTCTTTAAGAAAGTGATATTACGAGGGGGAcccaaagaaacagaatttacttattaaaaattgtgtatttattcttacacatttaaacttcagtcaccttcaaaatactctccatttgatgcaatatatctatcaagactttttttcctactgctcaaaacagtgtttgaattagtcagttttgatgtcttttagtgcttctgctgtttttgtttcacctcttccacatcagcaaagtatttccctttgaggacttttttcatccagggaaacaaaaagaaaaggttgATTGGGGCAAGATTGAGTGAATACGGAGGGGAgggcatggggatcatgccatttttttgtcaaaaactgctgaacactcagcatggtgtgggcagttgtggttgtaaatcacccatcatgaaatgggcaaatgcattgaaagagacttcaaaaaaaattcattgaagccaAACGCAACCTTTCATAACAATGCCAGCTGTTAAACTGATACaaatgggctcctagaacactcacctagtggaggaagcctgtactacaaggggcccactctcagaagataattttgttttggggggttggtTCCCCCTCATATGACCTGGAGTGTTGATAGTAAAAGCAGATGGGGGAGCATTGCCGGTGAGGGGAGCCTTGCCGGCGAGGGGGAGCATATACAAAAGTCCGGTGCCAGGAGAGAGCATGGCGTGTTTAAGGAGATGAAAGAGCAGTGTGATTAGAGGGCAGTGGTGCAAATGAGACTGGCTTATTAAATAGAGTTCAAATGATATTTGCTCTCAGAGGTCAGTTATGAAATGTGGCTTTTAATACCAAGAGCAATGGGAAGCCATTGCAGAGTTATTAGGTGTGTGTGGGCTGGCAGGGGCCAGGGGAATGTAGGGTCCTACTTAAAGGTTACTTTGGCTGCAGCATTGCATACAAATTGTCTGAGAAAATACTGTATGCTTAACATTTTGAAACTGGTATGTTTAATATTGTATAGTGTCTTTTAATACTAAACTAACTAtataatacatactttttatGTATAGAAGACATTTTGCCTGTACTAGATGGCATTCATCTCTTAATAAATGGGCTGTGAACCTAAAGTGTAAAAgaattcttttcacattttttgcaAAACtcaatgttttgtgttttaaaccatggtttaaaatgttttaatggaTTAAGTATATATGCTAGTATTTCCTTTTTAGTTTAGATATTAAATTAATGACTGGTTATGGAACCAGGGAGCAGGCTgagtagagggggacaaagggggggaaagtgggacaactgtaatagcataaacaataaaatattttttttaattttgtaaaaaattaaaattatttttaatttagacaTTACCTACTTATACCATATAATAGGCAAATGGAGCTTTCCCATCTGAATGGCAGTGGATTTTTTTATTGACACAGTTTTTTTACTATGTAATCTTTTGCCTACGGTTCCGATAAGGTTTTTCCACACTAGTATTTATTATACAGATGTTAAGAAGATGGTTtccaaatgatattttttttctagaatactTAATATTCTTATGTTTAAGTGTGGaagaatgtatatattttcagaGCCTGTGTCTATTTGATGTATTCTCTTAGGAGTTATCCATAGTAAAGTTTTCATAATTGTATAGCTCATTtagatattttcacattttaaagacaATGCAGGCAGTTAACAAGAAGATGGATCCACAAAAGACATTACAAACAATGCAGAATTTCCAGAAGGAAAACATGAAGATGGAAATGACTGAAGAAATGAGTGAGTTTAATAACTTGTAATAAAATTTACAGTTTTCTCATGTTGGAATTGGCTCTTTACTAGCAATCTCATATTCTCATCCATGAAAGCacaaatattgaaaaaagaaataatacagtaCCCTTCTAAATAATCACCTGTATTGTAACtcttatattttgaaattggCAATGTATATGGCTCAAAATTCTATTAATGtttaactgaagaaaaaaatatgaaatacgtTATGCCCTATTTCTATGCCGTACTGGCCCCAGCTGTTCTACTGTATTGATTAGGGGACCAAAACCATCTTGTGAATAAAGTAAGTTTCTGGTATAAATTGGGTAATTCTGGAACCGCAGTGATTCTTTCACACTGTCGGTATTGGAGGTAGAGATAATGGagctctttcattctttttttcctccccaaattatttaatacttagttttcttttctttctttgtttctttctttgtttctttgtttctttctttctttctttctttctttctttctttctctcttttcttttctttttcgaTATAAACTAATTGCATATTGTATAGAAGTACAGAGACTACAAAGGTGgtataaagcatatttttaaaaaacctatccTCACATGACTCAGATATCATTACTGTTAAGTTGTGTTTCTTCCTGTATTTCTCTGTATCTTACTATAGTTAGGTTATATTACATGTTTCATTTTGAACCTTATCCACCTTGTAAAGAACATAATAGTATAACGTGAGCATGTGCTTATGACCGCAAATCTTCTCTgaagccttttttttaaaaatggcttcaaTATTACATATCATCAATGCCAATTAACATCAACCCTAATTTACTAAAACATTCTTAAGGTGGTCAgtaagattgttttaaaatatttaatgtattcaataatcttttcataaatgtttctattttatctttgCCTAAATTTCTTAAATCTCCTTAGAGCACTAATTTAATTAAGGCTTTGGTTCACACTACTGGATCCTTCTCAGAAAGGCTATCCCAGGCCCTGTTTCATCAGTGATGATGACCCTTCACAGCATCCTAGTCAGCATTCGGTTATGACGTACATGAGAGTCAAAGTTGGCATCGTTGTTTTACAAAGATATTGCCTAATTGTTTTATAACTATGTAGGGGTATGATAGTTGAGCACTGCTGGCGTTTTAATTTTACAGCATTTATTGCATAAATGGTATCTAATTAAATTACCAAGGTTTCTAAACTTACCATTGCTCCAGTATTCTATTTCATATTATCTATTTTGCTTTTAGaatttaataatactgtatttttattaaaaattctttagtTTTCACCTTGAATctttactttgaaaaatacaattttttgaaACATCTTCAGTGCCTTTTTAGTGACTGAGAATTGTCATTTATATAATGATCACAGTATCTAACATGTTTATTTGGGTTCCATTGATGGCACAGGTGTGAGCAGATCTTATCAGAGGAATTAACTTTTCTATTAACCTGTAGTGAAGAGTGTGTAATGAAGTTTACTTACTATCTCATGTTGAAGgggacatttaaattaagaaacatCTTAAATTTATACCTGAGAGAGTCACCTCCTTTATCTGACATGTTCTAGAGAGTGATGACTCATAAGCCCAGAGACTGTGGATGTGTTTACCATAGCAGCCCCGAACCAGGGCCGTCCTGCTAGGAGCATTCCATAGACCAGAACTCTCTCAACTAGAAAATAGACTTCTGTTTACCAGGAGCACAGTTAGCAGCACACGTACGAGGAAATCAGACTAGGCTACCTGTCGCCTTTCCTTTGGGGGCGTCCCCCAGGATCAGGAGAATGATCATGGGCCAGCTAGTTAATTACTTCCCTCACAACCTTTTTCCACGCGTGCACCTTCAATTACACCCCAGTGGAAGAAGTTACTCTTCCTTGTGTGCATCCCTGCTGTCTTCTGCCGTGTCTTTGTTCATGGTATTCCCTCTGTGCTCTTTGTTCATATCCTGTGCGTCCTTCAAGGACCACCTCACGCTACTTCTTCCCAGCTGGATATAataatctcttccctttttataatcacttatttttctgtttatcacAATCtactatctctttttttctctctattctaCCTAAGTGTATACCACCCCAaatcttcttttttctccatccGTCAGTTGTATCTGTACCACATTCTGGGCACTTAGTGTTGAAGATAAACGAGGCATATTCCCAGGCCTTCAGAAATTCCTTCCCCACAGCTCCTAACAGGATACCTTCTGTGCAGAAGGCTTTCCGTAATATTTAGGGGAGGTAAAGGGTATGGCAGTAATAATCATTGCAGGGCTAAGTTGGACATCATTCTTTGGACACGTTTAATACAATTTTGGATGTTAAACTTTGTTAGAATATTCTACATGCATcttaaatgaaaactttaaaaagttgaaaatataatCATaggtataaaaagaataaattgtcTCCCAGATACTTTCAGGATATTGGATTCTTACATATTCTTCCACAGTCAGGTTTAACAACTACCAGCTGAACAGATTTAATTTGTGGAATCATATTTAAACTTTAATCCTGTAACTGTGACTATCGTACATTTcttgtttattaaaaatgtaattttaaaaaatcagagtaGACTTGTTTCATTTAAGAATAATTTGTGTTGAAACAAGTGTTATTCCAGATTTAGTGCCTTAAAAATGTATTCGTCAATGAACTTCTTCGACATTTGAAAATGACTTTTGTAATTTGTTAGTTCACCCGAGTTTGCTATAACATAATAATAGTATAGTAtagtgtagtgtagtgtagtgtagtgtagtgtagtgtagtgtagtgtagtgtagtgtagtatagtatagtatagtatagtatagtatagtatagtatagtatatagtTGGGCTGCcttctaaaaatagaaatacaaccTGAAATCCCTGAAATCTTTTTGAAAGTAACtgcttttttctccccatcctcccaagTCAATGACACGCTCGACGACATCTTTGATGGCtctgatgatgaagaagaaagtCAAGATATTGTGAATCAAGTTCTTGATGAAATCGGAATTGAAATCTCTGGAAAGGTATGAAGGTCTTGTTAGTTGGAATTAGTTTCTACCACTTTTGTCACTTAAATGTTTAAGTTGTCCTTTACTATTGGATGCATGTTTTTATATCTGAAAAGTAAATTAAGCCTCTTTGTAGCACATCCTTTGTGTCCTAGACCAAATGTTCAATGACGCacactttttttctctgttcctctctctaaTATAGATGGCCAAAGCTCCGTCCGCTGCCCGAAGCTTACCATCTGCCTCTACTTCAAAGGCTACAATCTCCGATGAAGAGATTGAACGACAACTCAAAGCTTTAGGAGTAGATTAGTCAAAAAGGCTGTaacattttgcatatttataaCTATTTAGTTATAATTATAAAACCAGGCATATTGCCGTTTTCCTTttacaaaacatatttattttgcaaaagtGAAGACCATGAGTGAACAGTTGTTTCCTAACCCATGGCTGTTTGACTCTTTTGCCAAAGAATGATAATGGTGCAAAATGGGAACTCTTTGGGTTTTAATTAGAACTGTTTAGGAGTGATGATGTGTAAAAAGTTGACAACTTTTCTGCATGGCATAGAGAAATTATATTCATTCCTTAGTGTAGCTTATGTTCTAAATCTTTTTACACTTGAGTATAAAAATCTTGTTAAATGCCTCTAGGCATCATGTTAAAGAGTCCTGTAAAAATACTAAAAGTATATCATTAATTCTGTATCTGTTGCTTGTCCTTTGTAAGCGATATGTGTTATGACCATAGGTGAGTTAGCTgccagattatttttaaatgatctgaAAGAAGAGTGCTATTTAAACATCTGTCTTAAACAAAAACTGTTCATGagcttttgttttctgtcttttccctttgGGAGGACATTGTAGTTGATAAGTTTATtacctttgaaaatgtgtttGGCACCTGCCTTAAATAGCACAAACATACTGTGCAcatctttaaattattataaCTGACAGGAAAGAATTCCATGTCAAACTAAAATGGGGCCTCTTACAAAAATTTTCCAGGCTGTCCTTGTAAAGCTTATAAAAGTGAATTGAATGTATTAGCAAAAACAGATTCTGAATTAATGATATTTTGTAGTAATAAAGTGATATATTTTGGTCTTTCTTCCAAAGGTGTAAGGAGATTTTTTCAGTGTGAATTACTACTTAATCTCTGCTTAATTTTGAACTTTATTAATAGGTACATGGAGCCCTCTAAATTGAAGCCATTATTTTCAGATAAGTAACAGTGCTGCGCCAGTACTGTAgctaaattctaaaataaacattAGCACTTTCTTCTGGTAAATAAACTAAAACTTtgtaagaaatcattgcctaaaTGTGTGTTAACATCATAGCcgtatttttaaaggtaaaattacTTTGGTATTTAATGGATATACTGAAAGTGAGAAGAAATGAAGTAGCAGATTATAGAGATAGAATTTAGAATTAGGTTAGCTTTGAAAAATGGTGTTGTCATACATGGATTCTAGCACATTCCACCATAAAAACCCTGGAGGAGATTGTGTAGATGTAACCTGATTAATTTGGGATGACGGATATTTTGGATTAATATTGACAACATGAATACACTTCAGAACTAATACACATGTGTCATGTGGATTGGGGGGAAGAATGAAAAGCTAAACAATAGAGTTTATAATCCATTTTATAATGTTCAAAGATATGGTTCCATTATGTAGTAGTATTAAATACCATTACCCTGCACATTAATTGGTCAAAAGATTTTCCGGATTATAGAATTACCCAGAACTCTTTCGATTCTTGGATGTACATAGTAATGCCAACTAACTCTATTTACTTTCTAGTTTACATGTGGgggcttttacttttaaaaattattttgttaaaaaaactCAATAAAGATTTATTGCTCTTATGCTTTTATATATCTCTTTTACTATATTTTGGCTTCTGCtaagttaaaatttttatgtgtatctggtgatttttaaaaataaaatcagatgactctacaatttatattttaacaaaaaaaaaatgatctttttAAGAATTAGCAGTggaccctgaccagtgtggctcagttggttgggcgctggctgtcccacaaagtgaagggaggccggtttgattcctgatcagggcacatgcctgagttatgggttccatccccagtggAGTCATGttcgagaggcagctgatcaagtttctgtctcacattgatgtttctctccctctctttctcccttccccaaaccaataaataaaatctttaaaaaatcttgtttctAAATACAAGTTATAAAAAGCcattgcacttaaaaaaaaaaaaaaaagaattggcaGTTGTGAATGGAATGAGCCTAAGAATCAGGTTGTTTCAGAAGAAATTGATCTTATAATTCCTTCCCTAGAACATTCaggggaaaaacattttaaaatatattttttaaacaggcAAAGTCTTAATGATTTAATTTCAGTCAAACATTGATGCCACAGAAGACTTTAGAACCCAAAGAAGAAAGTAGACTCATTCTGATTTGgctacatttataaaatgttcagtGGCACTTTTCACAATCACTATGAATTTGTAATGTTATAATATccttcactaaaaataaaacttctttggTCCCTAAAGATTAGGAAACAAGCATTCTTATACATTGATGTTGATGAaaatactgactttttaaaaaatgttccctaACCTCCTATCTTTGGCAAAACAGTTTCTTTTAACAAAACTGTTCAGATAACAGGTTAACAACATACAGCAGAACGGTATAGCAATTTCTGTTACTGAAAACCATGCGGCCCAGTGTTGCATTCTGTTATCTGGTATAAAATTCAGTGGATGGAGATTTCATAGTGTCAAAGAAGTAGAATATGGAACAAAAGTATCAATGCTAATAATAGCACCTAatcttagaaaacataaaatgaccCTCTCTCAGATAATTGTGTTGTAGAGAACTGTGCCCTGAGGGGAGTACCTGGTTACAGCAAGGCCTGGTGGCAAGGGGCTCAAGATGGTGACCCTATAGGTTAAAAGGGGAATCTGGCAGCCAGTGGGCTTTACATTATTTGACATGCATAGTGACATGTATCTAATTTGCATTTGAATGCCTTTAGGGGAAGCCTTCACCCTCACCTCCACGTGCACATTCCTTACCAGCCCAGAAGCCACACTTCTAGCCTGATCCCTGTGGGCCAATTTAAATATGCACTCCTATTTCAGACTCTCCCAAGTAAAATAGTGTGTGTCCAGGTCTGAAAAGGGACCTATGATGACTTCTCCTATGACGCCATTACTCTGCAAGAATACATGTTTGTAGCTATAGGAAAACAGATCAGCTTTCCAATTTCCTTTCTGTAGAAGCTGAGTCCCACAAAGGGATTTAATCTATACTTCTAACCTTAATTCCTTCAAGAGTCAATTGGATCAAACTTGCCTTAGAGCATGCCTGAGGATTGTGAAATCCGATTCCAGGTACCCTCCTGCTGGAACACCACAcacactcccccctccccgccttcCTCCCAAGAACTTGAAAGCAGGAACACACTCCTCCTACCCCAATCACTGAGAATATTTAACTAGACAAATTCTTCCACCATTACACGTGGAAAAGAAAATTCTGAGTTTGTCAACCACTTCTACCCAGTAAAACTGAATGTATCAATCAGCATAAGCGGAAAATAGGTCTTTCCCTTTTAATGGCCTACTCTACCGAATTCTCGAAGATTTATACAGAAGAGCTAACGAAAACATCAGATCAAGAGGCTGTATGGCTAAAGTCAGCTTTTGGCATTTATTCTTGAAAAAAGGAACACATAGGTACTGCACAGGAAGTTACAGATTTGTCATTTAATTGCTGCTTAGGATTCTAAATATCATtaaccattttctattttttaaaaaagatcaacaTCTAGTAAGATAATATAGTTAGAAAATATAGTCTCAAAACAATAATACAAATGAGTTAATAGTAAATACCAGTGTATTTACAACTAGTGACTAAAGAATTGCTGTTTTAATATTAAGTATTGATTTAGAATAATTCCTTTTAGGGACAAAAATTGGTTCCCAATGCTAGTTGGATCTAAACTTGAATGACCTTATTGGTGAATCCGATCATATGAAGTAAACATATGTGATGATTATCTGAGCCTGTATCCATGCTTGTGTGTGTTATGTGAAGTCACATTAAACATTCCCAGCAGATTTATACTGAAAGTGCAAAAAGCCATTATCCTAGATTTATATTGCGTTACATTTTGCTTCTATTTTCAAGTTTCAAAGCTGtgcataatatgtatttttatgggtgcatgtgtatatgtgcatcCCATACTGCCTTTTACAAATCACAGAATCCCTTCACTTTATGTTTGCAGCAGGGCATCTATCCAGAGAAGGAATTTAGACATCTGCATAGCTGAATAATTTGAAATTTgctcttgaaaaagaaaagcctttaTATGTATATTGCCTTAACACCTCCTGTAC contains the following coding sequences:
- the CHMP2B gene encoding charged multivesicular body protein 2b, which encodes MASLFKKKTVDDVIKEQNRELRGTQRAISRDRAALEKQEKQLELEIKKMAKIGNKEACRVLAKQLVQLRKQKTRTFAVSSKVTSMSTQTKVMNSQMKMAGAMSTTAKTMQAVNKKMDPQKTLQTMQNFQKENMKMEMTEEMINDTLDDIFDGSDDEEESQDIVNQVLDEIGIEISGKMAKAPSAARSLPSASTSKATISDEEIERQLKALGVD